Proteins found in one Pecten maximus unplaced genomic scaffold, xPecMax1.1, whole genome shotgun sequence genomic segment:
- the LOC117321227 gene encoding formin-like protein 20: protein PPCLLHPHTLSSSLPPPPPHTLSSFLPPPPPHTLSSSLPPPPPHTLSSSLPPPPPHTLSSSLPPPPPHTLSSSLPPPPLHTLSSSLPPPPPHTLSSSLPPPPPHTLSSSLPPPPLHTLSSSPPPPPPHTLSSSLPPPPPHTLSSSPPPPPPHTLSSSLPPPPPHTLSSSLPPPPPHTLSSSLPPPPHTLKI, encoded by the coding sequence CTCCTCCCTGCCTCCTCCACCCACACACCCTAAGCTCCTCCCTGCCTCCTCCACCCCCACACACCCTAAGCTCCTTCCTGCCTCCTCCACCCCCACACACCCTAAGCTCCTCCCTGCCTCCTCCACCCCCACACACCCTAAGCTCCTCCCTGCCTCCTCCACCCCCCCACACCCTAAGCTCCTCCCTGCCTCCTCCACCCCCACACACCCTAAGCTCCTCCCTGCCTCCTCCACCCCTACACACCCTAAGCTCCTCCCTGCCTCCTCCACCCCCACACACCCTAAGCTCCTCCCTGCCTCCTCCACCCCCACACACCCTAAGCTCCTCCCTGCCTCCTCCACCCCTACACACCCTAAGCTCCTCCCCGCCTCCTCCACCCCCACACACCCTAAGCTCCTCCCTGCCTCCTCCACCCCCACACACCCTAAGCTCTTCCCCGCCTCCTCCACCCCCACACACCCTAAGCTCCTCCCTGCCTCCTCCACCCCCACACACCCTAAGCTCCTCCCTGCCTCCTCCACCCCCACACACCCTAAGCTCCTCCCTGCCTCCACCCCCACACACCCTAAAAATATGA